The following are encoded in a window of Solidesulfovibrio magneticus RS-1 genomic DNA:
- a CDS encoding glycyl-radical enzyme activating protein, which produces MNWKQRQHTFRLSDRDRPGPTGLVFDIQRFAVHDGGGIRTLVFLKGCPLRCQWCQNPESMFLGPEILRIPHNCISCVKCMTLCPQKAICYDGGGEIGIDRVRCDLCGDCVTSCYAGSMTIVGRYLTAGEVMEEVDRDRKFYAESGGGVTFSGGEPTSQPDFLLSCLRAAKARGLHTAVETCGHAPWETLAALRDVVDLFLCDIKHMDTARHRELTGMPNERILDNIARLSQAGSALRLRLPLVPGVNDSEANIVASAQFAAALPTLEGFDILPYHRLGEAKWRQLGRVYPMHDVAPHTREDVLAKACLAGQHVGGVGIGG; this is translated from the coding sequence ATGAACTGGAAACAGCGTCAGCACACGTTTCGATTGTCCGACCGGGATCGCCCCGGTCCCACCGGGCTTGTTTTCGACATCCAGCGTTTCGCCGTGCATGACGGCGGCGGCATCCGCACCCTGGTGTTTCTCAAGGGCTGTCCGCTGCGTTGCCAGTGGTGCCAGAATCCGGAATCCATGTTTCTCGGCCCGGAAATCCTGCGCATTCCGCACAACTGCATCTCGTGCGTGAAGTGCATGACTCTGTGTCCCCAGAAGGCCATTTGCTACGATGGCGGCGGCGAAATCGGCATCGACCGTGTCCGGTGCGATCTGTGCGGGGACTGCGTGACGTCCTGCTATGCCGGCTCCATGACTATTGTGGGCCGCTATCTGACGGCCGGGGAAGTCATGGAGGAGGTGGATCGGGACCGGAAGTTCTACGCTGAGTCCGGCGGCGGGGTGACCTTTTCCGGCGGGGAGCCGACGTCCCAGCCGGACTTCTTGCTGTCCTGCCTGCGCGCGGCCAAGGCCCGGGGGCTGCACACGGCCGTGGAGACCTGCGGACACGCGCCCTGGGAGACGTTGGCCGCCTTGCGCGACGTCGTTGACCTGTTTTTGTGCGACATCAAACACATGGACACGGCGCGCCACCGGGAACTGACGGGGATGCCTAACGAACGCATCCTGGACAACATCGCCCGTCTGAGCCAGGCCGGCAGCGCCCTGCGCCTGCGTCTGCCTCTTGTGCCCGGCGTCAACGACAGCGAGGCCAATATCGTTGCCAGCGCGCAATTCGCCGCAGCGCTGCCGACCCTTGAGGGGTTTGACATCCTGCCCTACCACCGCCTCGGTGAAGCGAAGTGGCGACAGCTGGGGCGGGTCTATCCCATGCACGACGTTGCGCCGCACACGCGCGAGGATGTTCTGGCCAAGGCCTGTCTGGCCGGGCAGCATGTTGGAGGCGTCGGCATCGGAGGCTGA
- a CDS encoding tetratricopeptide repeat protein, protein MVWLRALGDRPDLLLETLLVLTGALPESTAALRELAVEWQSRVVEHLRQQQDGSIAQRVILATSLNNFANRLSEAGQRTEALENAQKSTALYSQLTQANPDAFLPDLARSLNNLANRLSDLGQREEALPIARKSAQLYVTLANQLPEAFEQKAINTLLTWLSLRHAISREEAVALLKQNPQAQFHALFNDGDSDEPSPSDKPSPQ, encoded by the coding sequence ATGGTTTGGCTTCGCGCCCTGGGAGACAGGCCGGATTTACTGCTGGAGACGCTTCTTGTGCTGACGGGGGCATTGCCGGAGAGCACTGCGGCTCTGCGCGAACTGGCTGTGGAATGGCAATCACGTGTCGTAGAGCACCTACGGCAGCAACAGGATGGTTCCATTGCTCAGAGAGTCATCCTCGCCACAAGCCTCAACAACTTCGCCAACAGGCTCAGTGAGGCCGGCCAGCGCACGGAGGCGTTGGAAAACGCCCAAAAATCGACCGCACTCTACAGCCAACTCACCCAGGCCAACCCAGACGCCTTCCTGCCAGACCTCGCCAGGAGTCTCAACAATCTCGCCAACAGGCTCAGCGACCTGGGTCAACGCGAAGAGGCGCTCCCCATCGCTCGCAAGTCTGCTCAGTTATATGTTACTTTGGCCAACCAGTTACCTGAAGCTTTCGAGCAGAAAGCCATCAATACCCTGCTCACCTGGCTCTCTCTCCGCCATGCCATCTCCAGAGAGGAAGCCGTCGCCCTGCTCAAACAAAACCCCCAAGCCCAGTTCCACGCCCTCTTCAACGACGGCGACTCGGACGAACCTTCCCCTTCCGACAAACCCAGCCCACAGTAA
- a CDS encoding transposase: MHLVGYFEGIDSERGIEWRCADSLSLRDFLQLRPKSWSRIIPRSAGHGPVCRWRPPKRFSPGFSKCSARMAWFLEAGSAWTLRPWRPTQR; the protein is encoded by the coding sequence ATGCACCTCGTGGGGTATTTCGAGGGCATCGACAGCGAGCGCGGCATTGAGTGGAGGTGCGCCGATTCGCTTTCCCTTCGGGATTTTCTCCAGCTTCGACCAAAGAGTTGGTCCCGGATCATTCCTCGCTCAGCCGGACACGGTCCCGTCTGCCGCTGGCGACCCCCCAAGAGGTTTTCACCTGGGTTCTCAAAGTGCTCAGCAAGGATGGCTTGGTTCTTGGAAGCCGGATCGGCGTGGACGCTTCGACCATGGAGGCCAACGCAGCGCTGA
- a CDS encoding tyrosine-type recombinase/integrase — protein MAAKYTRAHKDKWPGVYVYEMTERTFQGKPDLCYMVAYKVAGKLRWEKVGLKSEGYTPQVAAEVRADRVKKARHGEDVKTAKEIARDRAMTDRTIAELADAYFEAKGDALKGVVTDRNRYEKHVRPLLGGFRASKLSPLDMARLRKTMEGRAAATVWNVLELVRRIVNFGTKAGLCPALTFTIEMPKKDNEVVEYLEPEQAARLKAVLDEWPSRDAARMLEVAMFSGMRRGEVFKLRIRDLDFRAGLISIRDPKGGKTVSVPMNPITRAALEDQLAWKEEAFPDSSYVFPGKDGAQRVACSAASRIKQAAGIPARFRIFHGLRHHFAVTLANSGEFTLDMIGELLTHKSTAMTRRYGQFLPDAKKRASDKAAELLTNHAGLGKPAATDKKVVGIGGGK, from the coding sequence ATGGCGGCAAAATACACCAGGGCGCACAAGGACAAATGGCCGGGCGTCTATGTGTACGAAATGACCGAGCGCACGTTCCAGGGAAAGCCCGACCTCTGCTACATGGTCGCCTACAAAGTGGCGGGCAAGCTGCGCTGGGAAAAGGTCGGGCTCAAGTCCGAAGGCTATACGCCGCAGGTGGCGGCGGAGGTCCGGGCGGATCGAGTCAAGAAGGCCCGGCACGGCGAAGATGTCAAGACCGCCAAGGAAATCGCCCGCGACCGGGCCATGACCGACCGCACCATTGCCGAACTGGCCGACGCGTATTTCGAAGCCAAGGGCGATGCCCTCAAAGGCGTCGTGACGGACCGCAACCGCTACGAGAAGCATGTTCGTCCGCTCCTTGGCGGATTTCGGGCCAGCAAGCTTTCGCCCTTGGACATGGCCCGGCTGCGGAAAACCATGGAAGGCCGGGCGGCGGCCACCGTCTGGAACGTCCTGGAACTCGTCCGGCGCATCGTCAATTTCGGGACCAAGGCCGGCCTGTGCCCGGCGCTCACGTTCACCATCGAAATGCCCAAGAAGGACAATGAGGTGGTGGAGTACCTTGAGCCAGAGCAGGCCGCCCGCCTCAAGGCCGTGCTGGACGAATGGCCTTCCCGGGATGCGGCCAGGATGCTCGAAGTCGCCATGTTTTCGGGCATGCGGCGCGGCGAGGTGTTCAAGCTGCGGATTCGCGACCTGGACTTTCGGGCCGGTCTCATCAGCATCAGGGATCCCAAGGGTGGCAAGACGGTGAGCGTCCCCATGAACCCCATCACCCGCGCGGCCCTGGAAGATCAGCTTGCCTGGAAGGAGGAAGCCTTCCCCGACAGCTCCTACGTGTTCCCGGGAAAGGATGGTGCCCAGCGGGTGGCGTGCAGTGCAGCCAGCCGCATCAAGCAGGCCGCCGGCATCCCGGCCCGGTTTCGCATCTTTCATGGCCTGCGCCATCATTTCGCCGTGACCCTGGCCAATTCTGGGGAATTCACCTTGGATATGATCGGCGAGCTCCTGACCCACAAGAGCACGGCCATGACCCGCCGCTACGGCCAGTTCCTCCCGGACGCCAAGAAGCGGGCCAGCGACAAGGCGGCCGAGCTTTTGACCAACCATGCCGGGCTGGGCAAGCCGGCGGCCACGGACAAGAAGGTGGTCGGGATCGGGGGAGGGAAGTAA
- a CDS encoding DUF4160 domain-containing protein: MPTVSVFFGIVITMYWREHGRPHFHAKYGEHGATFDIETLAILTGELPGRARLMVLEWAFEHRAELMENWRLCQEWASPKPIAPLE, translated from the coding sequence ATGCCTACCGTCAGCGTGTTTTTTGGCATCGTCATCACGATGTATTGGCGGGAGCATGGCCGTCCACATTTTCACGCCAAATATGGTGAGCACGGAGCCACGTTCGATATCGAGACCTTGGCGATACTGACGGGAGAACTGCCCGGCCGTGCGCGGCTCATGGTTCTTGAATGGGCTTTCGAGCACAGGGCGGAGCTCATGGAAAACTGGCGTCTGTGTCAGGAGTGGGCGAGTCCGAAACCCATAGCCCCGTTGGAGTGA
- a CDS encoding DUF2442 domain-containing protein, which yields MIPWEVKAAKPLPGYRLEVTFADGVHGVVDLSDVPHKGVFALWDEPGYFEQVRVDAETGTVCWPSGADVAPDAMYEEVKRQRASAV from the coding sequence ATGATCCCTTGGGAAGTGAAGGCCGCCAAGCCTCTGCCTGGCTACCGTCTGGAAGTGACGTTCGCGGATGGTGTGCATGGCGTCGTAGACCTCTCGGACGTGCCGCACAAGGGGGTGTTCGCCTTGTGGGATGAGCCCGGCTATTTCGAGCAAGTGCGCGTCGACGCCGAAACCGGGACGGTGTGCTGGCCAAGCGGCGCGGACGTCGCCCCTGACGCCATGTACGAAGAGGTGAAACGGCAGCGTGCGTCCGCCGTGTGA